One Rhododendron vialii isolate Sample 1 chromosome 2a, ASM3025357v1 genomic region harbors:
- the LOC131316765 gene encoding receptor-like protein 7, protein MDSCLYLRIYLILCCFNLVILLTYSSSSTRPLCHENESKALLQFKHNFVIDKLASVDPFAYPKLESWKLLDGKSNSCCSWDGVDCDQDTGHVIGLDLSSSFLYGSIDSNSSLFTLVHLRSLNLADNKFNFSKIPSRIGHLSRLTSLNLSNSGFFGQIPSEISSLSKLVILDLSTKIIDWYSESLFKLGKPSLKDLVQNLTNLKVLDLSMVNISSSMPSVLSNISSLTTLRLKRCSLHGEIPMDIFLLPKLQILNAVWYENLIGSLPEFQSSSRLTTLIFSHTSLFGKLPDSIGRLESLSYLGLTKTIISGMLPSSLGNLTQLTSLGLDGCKFSGQIPSSLANLSQLTNFGIGDNDFDAGPLPFPPGKLIKLTQLYAPKMNLQGEIPLSLVNLTQLSFLDVSKNNLVGKIPSWFMNLTQLTQVELAGNYFHGMIPSSITELKRLDFLSLHSNSFTGTVELDMFMKLPSLVSLQLGQNKLTVLDKNSTNGTHPQLDILGLGSCNLVKFPSILRFQDKLQVLYIHENRIRGEIPTWMWNSSKETMVLVDFSQNFLTVFEQQPAVIPWHFLQYFHLSSNKLQGALPLPPPSTVIYDASNNALTRAIPQSICQKNSLRMLDLSNNNLNGTIPPCLASSSEDLLILNLSCNSLHGSIPSTFTMNSQLVMIDVGHNQLQGLVPRSLANCVMLECLIFQNNQIEDTFPSWLGDLPKLELLILGSNKFHGDIGYPQNNSMFPKLRIIDLSCNGFSGNLPTEYIHDWNAMKKINKENLTYMHANPNFQYQMRAGPTTHMAQTLVIGMRFDYSIIVVSKGTHRLYERIQSALVVVDLSSNIFVGDIPESLGSLSGLQLLNISNNKLTGAIPSSLAKLTELESLDLSQNLLSGQIPGQLTQLTFLSILNVSHNRLTGLIPQGKQFDTFENSSYDGNSGLCGVPLSKSCRNSMTLPPPPPIFQGHDLEFSSGIYWMVIALGYGSGLLVGLVIGTTLTRRYHEWFVDTFGRGKKF, encoded by the coding sequence ATGGATTCATGTTTGTATCTTCGCATTTACCTGATCTTGTGTTGCTTTAATCTTGTCATACTATTAACTTACTCGTCCTCTTCTACGCGGCCATTATGCCACGAAAATGAGAGCAAGGCCTTGCTGCAGTTCAAGCACAACTTTGTCATCGACAAGCTTGCTTCTGTCGACCCTTTTGCTTATCCAAAACTTGAATCATGGAAGCTACTTGATGGAAAGAGCAACAGTTGCTGCTCATGGGATGGCGTCGATTGTGACCAAGACACCGGTCATGTGATTGGTCTCGACCTCAGCAGTAGCTTTCTCTACGGTTCTATCGACTCCAACAGCAGCCTATTCACCCTTGTCCACCTTCGTAGCCTTAACCTTGCCGATAATAAGTTCAACTTCTCCAAAATACCATCCAGAATTGGACATCTTTCAAGGCTGACAAGTCTCAATCTATCAAACTCTGGATTTTTCGGTCagattccttcagaaatctcaTCTCTTTCCAAATTAGTTATCCTTGATCTGTCTACGAAAATTATTGATTGGTATTCTGAAAgtcttttcaaacttggaaaaCCCAGTCTAAAGGACCTAGTTCAAAACCTAACCAACCTAAAAGTACTTGACCTTTCTATGGTGAATATATCTTCTTCAATGCCAAGTGTTTTGTCAAATATATCCTCTCTAACAACTCTTAGGCTTAAAAGATGTTCGTTGCATGGTGAAATTCCAATGGACATTTTTCTTCTACCAAAACTGCAGATTCTTAATGCAGTGTGGTATGAAAACCTCATCGGCTCTCTACCTGAATTTCAAAGTAGTAGTCGCCTTACGACACTAATATTCTCGCATACGAGCCTCTTTGGTAAGCTCCCAGATTCAATTGGTAGACTTGAATCCTTAAGTTATTTGGGTTTGACTAAAACTATTATATCTGGGATGCTTCCATCTTCACTTGGCAATCTAACCCAGCTCACTTCCCTGGGCCTTGATGGTTGCAAGTTTAGTGGCCAGATTCCTTCGTCGTTGGCAAACCTATCACAACTAACTAATTTTGGAATTGGCGATAACGACTTTGACGCAGGACCACTTCCTTTTCCTCCAGGGAAGCTAATCAAACTCACTCAATTGTATGCACCAAAAATGAATTTACAAGGTGAGATCCCACTGTCACTTGTAAACCTGACCCAACTTTCCTTTTTAGACGTTAGCAAAAACAACCTGGTAGGTAAAATCCCATCCTGGTTCATGAACCTCACCCAATTAACACAGGTAGAACTTGCAGGGAATTACTTCCATGGCATGATTCCTAGCTCAATCACTGAACTAAAGCGTCTTGATTTTTTGAGTCTTCATTCTAACAGCTTCACTGGTACAGTTGAGCTAGACATGTTTATGAAACTCCCAAGCCTGGTCTCATTGCAATTAGGGCAAAACAAACTAACAGTGCTAGACAAAAATAGTACCAACGGTACTCATCCACAGCTTGATATTCTAGGATTGGGGTCATGCAACTTAGTCAAGTTCCCTAGCATTTTGAGATTTCAAGATAAATTGCAGGTTTTATATATTCACGAGAACAGAATTCGAGGCGAAATACCAACATGGATGTGGAACTCAAGCAAAGAAACAATGGTACTTGTCGACTTCAGCCAGAACTTCCTAACAGTCTTCGAGCAGCAGCCGGCTGTCATACCATGGCATTTTCTACAATATTTCCACCTCAGCTCTAACAAGCTTCAAGGAGCGCTTCCCCTTCCACCACCAAGCACTGTTATTTATGATGCTAGCAATAATGCACTGACAAGAGCAATTCCACAGTCAATATGCCAGAAGAATTCTCTTCGTATGCTTGATTTGTCCAATAACAATTTAAATGGCACAATACCTCCATGTTTGGCCAGTTCCAGCGAGGATCTTCTCATATTGAATCTAAGTTGCAATAGTCTTCACGGAAGTATTCCTTCAACATTCACAATGAATAGCCAATTGGTGATGATTGATGTAGGGCACAATCAACTACAGGGGCTGGTGCCAAGATCATTGGCAAATTGTGTGATGCTGGAGTGtctcatttttcaaaataatcaGATTGAGGATACTTTCCCCTCTTGGTTGGGAGATCTTCCTAAGTTAGAGCTTCTTATTTTGGGATCAAACAAATTCCATGGCGACATTGGGTACCCCCAAAACAATTCAATGTTTCCAAAGTTGCGGATAATTGACCTCTCTTGCAATGGCTTTTCAGGTAATTTGCCAACAGAATACATTCATGACTGGAATGCAATGAAAAAGATCAACAAAGAGAACTTGACATATATGCATGCAAATCCGAACTTTCAGTACCAGATGCGTGCCGGTCCAACAACTCATATGGCACAAACCTTGGTAATAGGGATGCGTTTTGATTACTCGATAATTGTGGTCAGCAAAGGGACGCACAGGTTATACGAGAGGATTCAAAGTGCCTTGGTGGTTGTTGATCTCTCTAGCAACATATTCGTTGGGGATATCCCAGAATCCCTTGGAAGTCTCAGTGGGCTTCAATTGCTAAACATTTCCAACAACAAACTTACTGGAGCTATCCCATCATCATTGGCGAAATTGACAGAATTGGAGTCGTTGGATCTATCCCAAAACTTGCTCTCAGGACAGATCCCCGGGCAACTGACCCAACTCACTTTCCTTTCAATCTTAAATGTTTCTCATAATCGACTCACTGGCCTAATACCTCAAGGGAAACAATTTGATACATTCGAAAATAGTTCGTATGATGGGAATTCGGGATTGTGTGGTGTTCCATTGTCGAAGTCATGTAGAAATTCAATGACCTTACCACCACCTCCgcctatatttcaaggtcatgATCTCGAGTTTTCGAGTGGTATTTATTGGATGGTCATAGCCTTGGGATATGGAAGTGGGCTGTTAGTTGGGTTGGTTATTGGGACAACTCTGACGAGGAGGTATCACGAATGGTTTGTCGACACCTTCGGGAGGGGGAAGAAattttag